In Harpia harpyja isolate bHarHar1 chromosome 12, bHarHar1 primary haplotype, whole genome shotgun sequence, a single window of DNA contains:
- the SRSF1 gene encoding serine/arginine-rich splicing factor 1: MSGGGVIRGPAGNNDCRIYVGNLPPDIRTKDIEDVFYKYGAIRDIDLKNRRGGPPFAFVEFEDPRDAEDAVYGRDGYDYDGYRLRVEFPRSGRGTGRGGGGGGGGGAPRGRYGPPSRRSEYRVIVSGLPPSGSWQDLKDHMREAGDVCYADVFRDGTGVVEFVRKEDMTYAVRKLDNTKFRSHEGETAYIRVKVDGPRSPSYGRSRSRSRSRSRSRSRSNSRSRSYSPRRSRGSPRYSPRHSRSRSHISEEMD, encoded by the exons ATGTCCGGAGGGGGCGTGATCCGCGGCCCAGCCGGCAACAACGACTGCCGCATCTACGTGGGGAACCTGCCCCCCGACATCCGCACCAAGGACATCGAGGACGTCTTCTACAAGTACGGGGCCATCCGCGACATCGACCTCAAGAACCGCCGCGGGGGCCCGCCTTTCGCCTTCGTCGAGTTTGAGGACCCCAG GGACGCGGAGGACGCCGTCTACGGGCGGGACGGCTACGATTACGATGGGTATCGCCTCCGCGTGGAGTTCCCTCGGAGCGGCCGGGGCACCGGTAGAGGCGGCGGAGGTGGCGGAGGGGGTGGAGCCCCCCGGGGCAGGTACGGCCCCCCGTCCCGGCGCTCGGAGTACAGAGTGATCGTCTCGG GGCTGCCTCCAAGTGGAAGTTGGCAGGATTTAAAGGATCACATGCGTGAAGCAGGTGATGTATGTTATGCTGATGTTTTCCGAGATGGCACTGGTGTCGTGGAGTTTGTGCGGAAGGAAGATATGACCTACGCTGTGCGAAAACTGGATAACACTAAATTTAGATCTCATGAG GGAGAAACTGCCTACATCCGTGTTAAAGTTGATGGCCCAAGAAGTCCAAGCTATGGAAGATCTCGGTCACGCAGCCGTAGTCGTAGCAGAAGCCGTAGTCGAAGCAACAGCAGAAGCCGCAGTTATTCCCCAAGAAGAAGCAGAGGATCTCCACGCTACTCTCCCCGCCACAGCAGATCCCGATCTC ACATATCTGAAGAGATGGATTAA